From the genome of Ananas comosus cultivar F153 linkage group 16, ASM154086v1, whole genome shotgun sequence, one region includes:
- the LOC109722260 gene encoding probable ubiquitin-conjugating enzyme E2 24, whose translation MDMLVIDSDSEFYADSTDSEDQYDSESSYGGHAQSILSSLDESIGKINDFLAFERVFALGDIVCLVNDPSGQLGRVVDVDMVVDLETTAGDSIKDVNSKKLCRVRSLVPGDSVIMGPWIGKVERVFDLVTVVFSDGAKCEILIRDEDVLKPVPPNLFEDAPYFYYPGQRVRINHPSISKPVRWLCGKASRDEGTVCHVEIGSVHVKWITSVLNDGVRSLIPSNLQEPKNLTLLQCFQYANWQLGDWCTLPVDYFRDLQKNAGNKSATLSTAPKNFTKMQKEVGMNGRDCMQTFVISKTKRTVDVLWQNGNLSIGLDTQNLSPVNNLGDHDFWPEQCVLEKVTSEDLCVLRRQHVGVVRQMDAIEKTVKVKWIVPELKQDGGSNEEMVSAYELVEHPDFSYCIGDVVLRSAPSPEKMNENHSVTELSDEAFHGFLSYFGIVIGFKDGAIEVKWASGLISKVQPAEIFGLDRLLETAATLSTNEESIPENVAVDLQEQEKQLCQKDPKKVLDDSCGDRVSGLQKATSYLLPKVAFDFITNVTSSLFGSSSSNSKSGIIREESKYQILNTEELQPDVDDSQLECTDQQVEAVEQSEKPTLSSESDKPRKFKQFDVVNECFDHHFINESGNENAKRVWLKKIRKEWSVLENDLPDSICVRVYEERMDLLRACIVGAAGTPYHDGLFFFDIYFPPEYPHEPPLVHYNSGGLRLNPNLYESGKVCLSLLKTWTGSGSEMWNPESSTVLQVLLSLQALVLNEKPYFNEAGYDKQIGRAEGEKNSVTYNENAFLLSCKSMLYLLNKPPKHFEELVEEHFTSRSRHILLACGAYLNGAQVGHAYESDDGKASGENPKSCSTGFKLMLAKLLPKLVSAFTELGTDCAQFLDLLNQVPHSGNDSLSN comes from the exons ATGGATATGCTTGTTATTGACTCGGACAGCGAGTTCTATGCTGATTCCACCGACAGTGAGGATCAATACGATAGTGAATCTTCTTATGGGGGGCATGCCCAAAGCATTTTGTCGAGCCTTGATGAAAGCATAGGCAAAATCAACGATTTTCTTGCATTCGAACGCGTATTTGCACTCGGCGACATTGTATGCCTTGTTAATGATCCCTCAGGACAGTTAGGTCGGGTTGTTGATGTGGATATGGTTGTTGATTTAGAGACTACTGCGGGCGATTCAATAAAAGATGTTAATAGCAAGAAGCTTTGCAGAGTGAGATCCCTTGTTCCTGGTGATTCTGTAATTATGGGACCGTGGATTGGGAAGGTAGAGAGGGTATTTGATTTGGTCACTGTTGTTTTCAGTGATGGGgcaaaatgtgaaattttgataagagATGAGGATGTTTTAAAGCCCGTTCCTCCAAACCTTTTTGAAGATGCACCGTATTTTTATTATCCAGGCCAGCGGGTAAGAATTAATCACCCGTCCATTTCTAAGCCTGTGAGATGGTTGTGTGGGAAAGCAAGCCGAGATGAAGGTACGGTTTGCCATGTTGAAATTGGCTCGGTGCACGTTAAGTGGATCACTTCGGTATTAAATGATGGAGTTCGTTCTTTAATTCCTTCCAATTTACAAGAGCCAAAGAATCTTACTCTTTTACAGTGTTTTCAATATGCGAATTGGCAACTTGGTGATTGGTGTACCCTTCCAGTTGACTATTTCCGTGATCTCCAGAAGAATGCTGGAAATAAGTCGGCTACACTTAGTACCGCCCCAAAGAACTTTACCAAGATGCAGAAGGAAGTTGGTATGAATGGTCGAGATTGTATGCAGacatttgtaatctcaaaaacTAAGCGCACCGTTGATGTTCTgtggcaaaatggtaatttgtCGATTGGCTTAGATACACAAAACTTGAGTCCTGTGAACAATTTGGGTGACCACGATTTTTGGCCCGAGCAATGTGTATTAGAGAAAGTAACATCAGAAGACTTGTGTGTTTTGAGGCGACAGCATGTTGGGGTTGTGAGACAAATGGATGCTATTGAAAAGACCGTGAAGGTGAAATGGATAGTTCCCGAGCTCAAGCAGGATGGTGGCTCAAATGAGGAGATGGTAAGTGCTTATGAACTGGTTGAGCATCCGGATTTCTCCTATTGTATCGGCGATGTCGTGCTGAGATCAGCTCCAAGTCCTGAGAAAATGAATGAAAATCATTCTGTTACAGAACTTAGCGATGAGGCTTTTCATGGTTTCTTATCATATTTTGGAATTGTCATTGGTTTCAAGGATGGAGCTATTGAAGTAAAATGGGCTAGTGGTCTCATATCTAAG GTTCAGCCTGCTGAAATATTTGGATTAGATAGGCTTCTTGAAACTGCTGCAACTCTATCAACCAATGAAGAATCTATCCCTGAAAATGTCGCAGTAGATTTACAAGAGCAGGAGAAACAGCTTTGTCAAAAGGACCCAAAG AAAGTTCTAGATGATTCTTGTGGAGATCGTGTGAGCGGCTTGCAGAAAGCTACATCTTATTTGCTCCCAAAAGTCGCTTTTGATTTTATCACGAATGTAACTTCAAGTCTATTTGGTTCCAGCAGTTCAAATTCGAAGTCTGGCATA ATTAGAGAAGAATCCAAATATCAAATTCTGAATACCGAAGAATTGCAACCCGATGTAGATGACTCTCAACTGGAATGCACTGATCAGCAAGTGGAAGCAGTTGAACAGAGTGAAAAACCAACATTATCATCAGAAAGTGATAAACCAAGAAAGTTTAAGCAGTTTGATGTTGTAAATGAGTGCTTCGACCATCATTTCATCAATGAAAGTGGCAACGAAAAT gCAAAACGAGTCTGGTTGAAGAAGATACGAAAAGAATGGAGCGTTCTAGAGAATGATCTACCAG ATAGCATTTGTGTTAGAGTTTACGAGGAAAGGATGGATCTCTTGAGGGCGTGCATTGTTGGCGCAGCTGGAACTCCGTACCACGAtggtctttttttctttgatatCTACTTTCCTCCAGAATATCCTCATGAACCACCT CTCGTTCACTACAACTCTGGCGGGCTTCGACTGAACCCAAACTTGTACGAGTCAGGAAAAGTCTGTCTAAGCCTTCTCAAGACGTGGACTGGTTCCGGATCGGAAATGTGGAATCCCGAAAGCTCCACTGTTCTGCAAGTGCTGTTATCCCTTCAAGCACTTGTTCTCAATGAGAAGCCGTATTTCAACGAGGCAGGCTACGACAAACAAATCGGAAGGGCTGAAGGGGAGAAGAATTCCGTCACCTACAATGAGAACGCCTTCCTGTTGTCATGCAAATCCATGCTGTATCTCTTAAACAAGCCTCCGAAG CACTTCGAAGAGCTTGTCGAGGAGCACTTCACTTCTCGGTCGAGGCATATTCTACTCGCCTGCGGTGCTTATTTAAATGGAGCCCAGGTTGGGCATGCATATGAATCCGATGATGGCAAGGCCTCCGGCGAAAACCCCAAGAGCTGCTCCACTGGATTCAAGCTCATGCTCGCGAAGCTTCTGCCGAAGCTCGTCTCGGCCTTCACTGAATTGGGAACCGACTGCGCCCAGTTTCTCGACCTACTTAATCAAGTTCCCCATTCAGGTAATGATTCGCTCTCGAATTAG